One Jeotgalicoccus saudimassiliensis DNA window includes the following coding sequences:
- the mraY gene encoding phospho-N-acetylmuramoyl-pentapeptide-transferase: MNYIFLAAGLVLTAILIPILIPLLKRMKFGQTVREEGPESHLIKTGTPTMGGLSFISVTIILSVIGLLFVDDIYKLLVLIIVTVGFGLIGFIDDYIIVVKKDNAGLSSKQKFLAQIAVAVIIFIIMMNWIPSIDAGIQIPGTELFIPLGIFFVVWIVFWLVGFSNAVNLTDGLDGLSTGTSIIAFGSFLVISLITGETEVALFLFILIGSLIGFLIYNKYPAKLFMGDTGSLALGGIIATVSILLNSSLLLLVIGIVFVIETASVMMQVASFKTTGKRIFKMTPIHHHFELSGWNEWKIVIVFWSAGLLAGVLGVVLGVM, encoded by the coding sequence ATGAACTATATATTTTTAGCAGCCGGACTCGTGCTGACTGCAATACTGATACCAATTTTAATACCTTTATTAAAACGCATGAAATTTGGACAGACAGTCCGTGAAGAAGGGCCGGAAAGTCATTTAATTAAAACGGGCACACCGACAATGGGCGGACTGTCATTTATTTCAGTGACAATTATTCTGTCCGTTATCGGACTGCTGTTCGTCGATGATATATACAAACTGCTTGTACTGATTATCGTCACTGTCGGTTTTGGGTTAATCGGCTTTATAGATGATTATATTATCGTCGTGAAGAAAGATAACGCAGGGTTGTCTTCAAAACAGAAGTTTCTTGCACAGATTGCAGTTGCAGTCATTATCTTTATTATTATGATGAACTGGATTCCATCGATTGATGCAGGTATTCAGATTCCGGGCACGGAACTGTTTATCCCGCTCGGCATATTCTTTGTCGTATGGATTGTGTTCTGGCTTGTCGGGTTCTCAAACGCGGTTAACTTAACGGACGGCCTTGACGGACTGTCGACGGGAACATCTATTATTGCGTTCGGTTCATTTCTTGTAATCAGCCTGATTACAGGTGAAACAGAAGTTGCTTTGTTCCTGTTTATTTTAATCGGTTCTCTGATCGGATTTTTAATTTATAATAAATATCCGGCGAAACTCTTTATGGGTGACACAGGCTCACTTGCACTCGGCGGTATTATCGCAACAGTATCGATCCTGTTAAACAGCAGCCTGCTGCTTCTCGTTATTGGTATCGTCTTTGTTATTGAAACAGCGAGTGTAATGATGCAGGTGGCATCGTTTAAAACGACGGGGAAACGTATCTTTAAGATGACTCCGATTCATCATCATTTCGAGCTGTCGGGCTGGAACGAATGGAAAATTGTTATCGTCTTCTGGTCGGCCGGTTTACTTGCCGGTGTGCTCGGTGTAGTACTGGGAGTGATGTAG
- the murD gene encoding UDP-N-acetylmuramoyl-L-alanine--D-glutamate ligase gives MKSYSGYENKNVIVLGYGRSGKSAVNALVTLGANVTLTTNEVFSDEEAEQKYNAWGVEIVDGHHPSNLLNRADLIVKNPGIPYSIPFLKEAAERNIPIITEVEIAHHVSEAPIYALTGTNGKTTCTHLLGEMLEQDGGTPVLCGNIGYPATDAAMEATPDDTLLMEMSSFQLMGIEEFRPNIAVITNIYEAHLDYHGSVEEYRHAKLEIFKNMTAKDLLIFNRKQAHMLDGLDINCRVQYFDADNEADAYVKDGNFIVHGEVIMPVQDVVLKGDHNIENILATLLTAKAHGVANGAIKRTLSTFSGISHRLERLGSVDDVVYYNDSKATNNLATSFALKSFDTPVIWLAGGLDRGQSLDELMQYAGHVKRIVTFGETAQKFVALADKMNIPSVTTENPYTGIELTQAHAAPGDTVLFSPACASWDQYKDYEQRGDHFKEGFAKLS, from the coding sequence ATGAAATCATACAGCGGCTACGAAAATAAAAACGTTATCGTACTCGGATACGGACGGAGCGGCAAAAGTGCCGTGAATGCACTGGTGACTTTAGGAGCCAACGTTACACTGACAACAAACGAAGTTTTTTCCGATGAAGAAGCGGAACAGAAATACAACGCATGGGGTGTTGAAATTGTCGACGGACACCATCCGTCAAACCTTTTAAACCGTGCCGATTTAATCGTTAAAAATCCGGGTATACCATACAGCATTCCATTTTTAAAAGAAGCAGCGGAACGGAATATCCCGATTATTACTGAAGTTGAAATTGCCCATCATGTGAGTGAGGCACCAATTTATGCTCTGACAGGTACGAATGGTAAAACGACGTGTACACATCTGCTCGGGGAGATGCTTGAGCAGGACGGCGGTACACCGGTTTTATGCGGCAATATCGGATACCCGGCAACAGATGCGGCGATGGAGGCCACGCCGGATGATACGCTGCTGATGGAGATGTCGTCTTTCCAGCTGATGGGCATCGAAGAATTCAGACCGAATATCGCAGTTATTACGAATATTTATGAAGCGCATCTTGATTATCACGGTTCTGTTGAGGAATACCGACATGCGAAATTAGAAATATTTAAAAATATGACTGCAAAAGATCTGCTGATTTTTAACAGAAAGCAGGCGCATATGCTGGACGGTCTTGATATAAATTGCCGTGTGCAGTATTTCGATGCAGACAATGAAGCAGATGCATATGTAAAAGACGGGAACTTTATCGTGCATGGTGAAGTGATTATGCCGGTTCAGGATGTAGTGCTAAAAGGCGATCATAATATTGAAAATATCCTTGCGACACTGCTCACAGCAAAAGCACACGGCGTTGCGAACGGGGCAATCAAACGCACGCTCAGCACATTCAGCGGTATTTCACACAGATTGGAACGCCTGGGTTCGGTCGATGATGTCGTGTATTACAACGATTCGAAAGCGACAAACAATCTCGCGACTTCATTTGCACTGAAAAGCTTTGATACGCCGGTAATCTGGCTTGCAGGCGGACTGGACAGAGGACAGTCACTCGATGAACTGATGCAGTATGCGGGACATGTTAAGCGTATAGTGACCTTTGGTGAAACAGCGCAGAAATTCGTAGCGCTGGCTGACAAGATGAACATTCCCTCGGTAACGACGGAAAACCCGTATACGGGCATTGAACTGACTCAGGCGCACGCAGCACCGGGAGATACAGTACTTTTCTCACCGGCATGCGCAAGCTGGGATCAGTATAAAGACTATGAGCAGCGCGGCGATCATTTTAAAGAAGGCTTTGCAAAGCTCAGCTGA
- a CDS encoding cell division protein FtsQ/DivIB: MNKDQENIDDIKEKLKKKRQDTEYVGYTAKTPEQKDSGQKELHQDVKKTADSKPVNDKKNNAVKKDTPARKRTDKKTSGKSDDKPGVKAKKEPTPHDELALKIEHYKDFEAQDSGDSKENKTVTGKKEKASGKKKWGNKTASENDRKGKPLKQKEKFEFKRIHMYIGIVVFLVLLLAALLWYVFTSASDVKEIKFEGNSLVTEAELEERIGFSKGDKMFSISAGKAEENVELLPVIEEVSVERDWPNSVTVNVNEYKAIAYINSEDLYFPVLENSRIQRGYPSAPRNAPIIYNFEGEEFDALVAALNEIEVDILESISEIYFRPTDNSMRRIHVFMNDGQEIVADYETFSDKMNYYIGIRQEIGDDTGGIIDMEVGTSYLPYDSADAREIKDNIYNEPSQVGYIEDINVALDGVRSALGEIDSASDE; encoded by the coding sequence ATGAACAAAGATCAGGAAAATATCGATGACATAAAAGAAAAACTTAAAAAGAAACGTCAGGATACAGAATATGTCGGCTATACTGCCAAAACTCCTGAGCAGAAAGACAGCGGGCAGAAAGAACTGCATCAGGATGTTAAAAAAACTGCGGACAGCAAACCTGTTAACGATAAGAAAAACAATGCTGTAAAAAAAGATACACCCGCAAGGAAGCGAACCGATAAAAAAACCAGCGGGAAATCTGATGATAAACCCGGTGTAAAAGCAAAAAAAGAACCGACACCGCACGATGAACTTGCTTTGAAAATTGAACACTATAAAGATTTTGAAGCACAGGACTCCGGTGACAGCAAAGAAAATAAAACAGTCACAGGAAAAAAAGAGAAAGCATCAGGAAAGAAAAAGTGGGGCAATAAAACGGCATCAGAAAATGACCGTAAGGGTAAGCCGCTTAAACAAAAAGAAAAATTTGAATTTAAGCGGATACATATGTATATCGGGATTGTCGTATTCCTCGTACTGCTCCTTGCAGCACTGCTCTGGTACGTTTTTACGAGTGCGAGTGATGTAAAGGAAATAAAATTTGAAGGCAACAGCCTGGTAACCGAAGCAGAACTCGAAGAACGCATCGGTTTCAGTAAAGGGGATAAGATGTTCAGTATTTCTGCCGGCAAAGCTGAAGAAAACGTGGAACTGCTTCCTGTCATTGAAGAGGTTTCAGTAGAGCGTGACTGGCCGAACAGTGTTACAGTTAATGTTAATGAATATAAAGCGATTGCTTACATTAATAGTGAAGATCTTTATTTCCCGGTGCTCGAAAACAGCAGAATCCAGCGCGGTTACCCGAGTGCTCCGAGAAATGCACCGATTATTTACAACTTCGAAGGCGAGGAATTCGACGCCCTGGTTGCAGCGCTGAACGAAATTGAAGTCGACATACTGGAAAGTATTTCAGAAATATATTTCCGTCCGACAGACAATTCAATGCGGCGCATCCACGTGTTTATGAATGACGGACAGGAAATCGTTGCAGATTATGAAACGTTCAGTGATAAAATGAATTACTATATCGGCATCCGCCAGGAAATTGGTGATGACACCGGCGGTATTATCGATATGGAAGTGGGAACGAGCTATCTTCCGTACGACAGTGCCGATGCACGGGAAATTAAAGATAATATTTACAATGAACCTTCGCAGGTCGGCTATATTGAGGATATAAATGTGGCGCTCGACGGTGTAAGATCAGCACTTGGTGAAATTGACAGTGCTTCTGATGAATAA
- the ftsA gene encoding cell division protein FtsA, translating to MKEHYYVALDIGSSSVKVVVGEKFHNGVNVIGTGQTFTDGVSKGMINDFDQAKNAITDTIKKAKIASGVDIDEVFVKIPIADTHIHFTEDAIRFGGEATEITGEHIEELLENVRMNDPAGQHETVSVYPVSFVVDSLHEVNDPKEMIAEESLAVKAGVVSANRTLLINIVKCVEAAGLTILDVYSDAVNYQHVLTDAEIELGAVVIDMGLDITQFAYYERGSLKYANSVGIAGRDITLDLVDEFNTSYDEADQAKEQYGHAFFDLASDDEKMMLAQNDSGKPAEVTSKDLADVIELVVEDAFMAVFEDLAKNGINNVQGGFVLTGGSANIRGIKELMQDLVAEKVRVHIPNQMGARKPEFTSAISVLSSGIMFDELLEYVTIDNHDDYPEADSHNAVNDDQDSQSANFFTGLFAKRKEENELQVNRDEDSAEDEYNYPEEDSVEESQADEDAAEDEYEDYTYDDADNRSERSEQEPKEQGDLGSKVKKIFKNLFE from the coding sequence GTGAAGGAACATTATTATGTTGCCCTTGATATCGGCTCGTCTAGTGTCAAAGTGGTGGTCGGAGAAAAATTTCACAACGGTGTGAACGTTATTGGTACCGGCCAAACCTTCACTGATGGGGTTTCTAAAGGGATGATCAATGATTTTGATCAGGCTAAAAATGCAATTACAGATACAATTAAAAAAGCGAAAATCGCTTCAGGTGTAGATATTGATGAAGTGTTTGTTAAAATTCCAATCGCGGATACTCACATTCACTTTACAGAAGATGCAATACGTTTCGGCGGTGAAGCGACGGAGATTACCGGTGAACATATCGAGGAACTGCTCGAAAATGTCCGCATGAATGATCCTGCAGGACAGCATGAGACAGTCAGCGTTTATCCGGTTTCTTTTGTCGTAGACAGTCTGCACGAAGTTAACGATCCGAAAGAAATGATTGCAGAAGAAAGTCTGGCAGTTAAAGCCGGTGTTGTTTCTGCGAACCGTACGCTGCTTATCAACATTGTTAAATGTGTTGAGGCTGCCGGTTTAACTATACTGGATGTATATTCCGATGCGGTTAACTATCAGCATGTGCTGACAGACGCTGAGATTGAACTGGGAGCTGTCGTTATTGACATGGGCCTTGACATTACCCAGTTTGCATATTACGAACGCGGTTCATTAAAATATGCAAACAGCGTGGGTATTGCAGGACGTGATATTACACTGGACCTGGTTGATGAGTTCAATACATCATACGATGAAGCAGACCAGGCCAAAGAACAATACGGACATGCATTCTTTGATCTTGCAAGTGATGATGAGAAGATGATGCTTGCACAGAACGATTCAGGCAAGCCTGCTGAGGTGACTTCAAAAGACCTCGCAGATGTTATCGAGCTCGTTGTAGAAGACGCGTTTATGGCTGTCTTTGAAGACCTTGCCAAAAACGGCATCAACAATGTCCAGGGCGGTTTCGTTCTGACAGGCGGTTCTGCAAACATCCGGGGCATCAAAGAACTGATGCAGGACCTTGTTGCTGAAAAAGTAAGAGTCCACATACCGAATCAGATGGGTGCAAGAAAACCTGAATTTACAAGCGCTATCTCAGTACTGTCAAGCGGAATTATGTTTGATGAGTTACTGGAATATGTTACAATTGATAATCATGATGACTATCCTGAAGCAGATTCACACAATGCAGTGAATGATGACCAGGATTCACAGTCTGCAAACTTCTTTACAGGGCTTTTTGCAAAACGTAAAGAAGAGAATGAACTTCAGGTTAACCGGGATGAAGACTCAGCGGAAGATGAGTACAATTATCCAGAGGAAGACAGCGTTGAAGAATCACAGGCTGATGAAGATGCTGCTGAAGACGAATACGAGGATTACACTTATGATGACGCCGACAACCGTTCTGAACGTTCCGAACAGGAACCTAAAGAGCAAGGCGATCTGGGCAGTAAAGTTAAAAAAATATTTAAAAATCTATTTGAGTAG